DNA from Aphis gossypii isolate Hap1 chromosome 3, ASM2018417v2, whole genome shotgun sequence:
AAGGCATCACCTTTATGGAATAACGTAAAAACATTATCGCTAACCACTAATATGAgagttcaacttcaaaatgatCAAAATGCTGCACAATTTTCCAAACAATTGTTAGATCTTGGAAATGGAAAAGTCCCAGTTGATGCGACATCTGGATTAATTACTCTTACCAACGACTTTTGCCGATTTGTAGACACTCAATTAGttcttattgaaaatgttttcccAAACATTAGTGagaattataagaattatgcTTGGTTAAGTCAACGAGCAATTCTTGCAGCAAAGAATAATGATGTCCACGCACTGAATTTCACCATTCAATCAAAAATTGCTGGCGATTTGGTGACATACAAATCCGTTGATTCAATAACAAATCCCGATGATGTAGTAAATTATCCAACGGAGTTTTTGAACTCTCTGGAGATACCAGGATTTCCACCACATAACTTGCAACTGAAAGTTGGTACAGTTATTTTGATACTGCGTAATTTGAATCCACCGCGACTTTGCAACGGTACTCGACTTTCGGTAAAGAGACTTATGCCGAATTTAATTGAGGCAACCATTATTAACGGAAAGTACGCAggtgaaaatgtatgtattcctCGAATACCAATGATTCCGACTGATCTTCCGTTTGACTTCAAACGATTGCAATTCCCAGTTCGCCTTGCGTTCGCAATGACAATTAATAAGTCGCAAGGCCAATCGCTTAGTGTTTGCGTGATAAATTTggaaaatcattgtttttcaCATGGACAGTTATACGTTGCGTGTTCACGAGTTGGGAAACCATCCGCTTTGTTTGTGTTAACGTCAgaccaaaaaacaaaaaatgtggtTTACCAAAGAGCACTACaatgaaacaattaaataacacttcattttagtaggtaattgaaatgaatttattactgttgtgaaatgaaataaatattttccttttcaaatatataacaaaaaaaattttttttctttatcttttAATCACCAAACGAAATGTTACATAAAACGAATCTGGTGGCGAAACGGAGTTCGCCGGGTctgctaaaataaaataaaattaaaataaaattatattttacataataattttgttttactccatggttgtttttattaatattttttaaaattaaaataaaatatattttacataataattttgttttactccatggttttttattaatattttgacttctaatcgtatgataattattatatttcaataaatattaatag
Protein-coding regions in this window:
- the LOC126550973 gene encoding ATP-dependent DNA helicase pif1-like is translated as MILLAGDFRQTLPVVPRGTPADELNACLKASPLWNNVKTLSLTTNMRVQLQNDQNAAQFSKQLLDLGNGKVPVDATSGLITLTNDFCRFVDTQLVLIENVFPNISENYKNYAWLSQRAILAAKNNDVHALNFTIQSKIAGDLVTYKSVDSITNPDDVVNYPTEFLNSLEIPGFPPHNLQLKVGTVILILRNLNPPRLCNGTRLSVKRLMPNLIEATIINGKYAGENVCIPRIPMIPTDLPFDFKRLQFPVRLAFAMTINKSQGQSLSVCVINLENHCFSHGQLYVACSRVGKPSALFVLTSDQKTKNVVYQRALQ